The genomic interval ATGATGTTCTCTTCCGGGACGCCCAGACTGTCGAGCATCTTGGTCATCGCGGCGGTCATCATCGGCGGACCGCAGAGATAGTATTCGATATCCTCGGGCGCTTCGTGATTCTTCAGGTAGTTGTCGAAAATCACCTGATGGATGAAACCGACGTAACCCTTCCAGTTGTCTTCCTCCTTGGGTTCCGATAGCGCGATATGGAACTTGAAGTTCGGAAATTCCTTCTCGATCTCCTCGAACTGTTCCTCGTAGAAAATCTCGCGCTTCGAGCGAGCCCCGTACCAGAACGTTACCGGAGTCCGAATTTTCTCGGTTTTGAACAAATGGAAGATATGCGAGCGCATCGGAGCCATGCCGGCACCGCCGCCGACGAACATCTTTTCGTTCGGAGTATCCTTAACGAAAAATTCGCCGTAAGGACCCGAGATAGTCACCTTGTCGCCCGGCTTGCGCGAGAAGATATAGGACGAGCAGATGCCCGGATTGACTTTCATGAAAGCTCCTGCCGTACGGTCCCAAGGCGGCGTGGCTATACGGATGTTGAGCATGATGATGTTGCCTTCGGCCGGATGATTGGCCATCGAGTAGGCCCGGAACGTCGGCTCGGGATTCTTCGTAACCAGATCCCACATTTTCATATGGTCCCAGTCCTCGCGGTATTCCTGTTCGACGTCGAAGTCGCGGAAGCGGATCTCGTCGTATTTCGGGATGTCGATCTGAATGTAGCCTCCCGAGCGGAACTTCAGATGCTCGCCTTCGGGCAGCTTGA from Alistipes ihumii AP11 carries:
- the nqrF gene encoding NADH:ubiquinone reductase (Na(+)-transporting) subunit F — protein: MGLSIIIAIAAFLVVTLLLVVLLLYAKAKLTPSGEVRIDINDGEKQLTVEPGSTLLTTLGNNGIFLPSACGGGGSCGMCRCQVLEGGGDILPTEVNFFTRRQQAEKWRLGCQVKVKEDMKIKVPEAVLGVRKWECEVVSNRNVATFIKEFVVKLPEGEHLKFRSGGYIQIDIPKYDEIRFRDFDVEQEYREDWDHMKMWDLVTKNPEPTFRAYSMANHPAEGNIIMLNIRIATPPWDRTAGAFMKVNPGICSSYIFSRKPGDKVTISGPYGEFFVKDTPNEKMFVGGGAGMAPMRSHIFHLFKTEKIRTPVTFWYGARSKREIFYEEQFEEIEKEFPNFKFHIALSEPKEEDNWKGYVGFIHQVIFDNYLKNHEAPEDIEYYLCGPPMMTAAMTKMLDSLGVPEENIMYDNFGA